One window of Scylla paramamosain isolate STU-SP2022 chromosome 47, ASM3559412v1, whole genome shotgun sequence genomic DNA carries:
- the LOC135094929 gene encoding PAX-interacting protein 1-like, producing MHRSALSLTTVGTVKESLPHPDPFTVTSNSRGMKALAFETVAVKERPLASSSPYIPQHGLQLCQEYLDLQQQQGRVAAALTHTAVTYHAPPNVAPVHAPTKTAASQHGLHTCPPRLLETVPTPPSGPAAQVTPQDWKVAAAPPAEGEAAAPLVKEAEALVEAEAAQAEAAAAAAAAASTPAETEARPKLHQLLQLHLRQKPKLHQLQKPKLHQLQRPKQHQLQKPKLHQLQRPKLHQLLQLHLRQKPKLHQLQRPKLHQLLQLYLRQKPKLHQLQKPKLHQLQRPKLHQLQKPKLHQLQRPKLHQLLQLYLRQKPKLHQLQKLKLHQLQKPKLHQLLQLHLQQKPNLHQLQRPKLHQLQRPKLHQLQKQKLHQLQKLKLHQLQKPKLHQLLQLHLQQKQKLHQLQRPKLHQLQKLKLHQLLQLYLRQKPKLHQLQKLKLYQLQRPKLHQLQKPKLHQLQRPKLHQLLQLYLRQKPKLHQLQKLKLHQLQRPKLHQLQKLKLHQLQRPKLHQLQKPKLHQLLQLHLLQRPKLHQLQKPKLHQLQKPKLHQLLQLHLRQKPKLHLRQKPKLHQQKLLQLWRPKLHQLQKSKLHQQKLHQLLQLHLQQKPKLHQLQKPKLHQLQKPKLRKQKLHQLQKPKLHQLQKQKLHQLQKQKLHQLRKQKLHQLQKPKLHQLQKPKLHQLQKPKLHQLQKQKLHQLRKQKLHQLRKLQLHLQLQKL from the exons ATGCATCGCTCGGCTCTCTCCCTCACG ACTGTAGGCACTGTGAAGGAGAGTCTACCTCATCCTGACCCGTTCACTGTAACCTCAAATTCACGTGGAATGAAGGCACT GGCTTTTGAGACAGTGGCAGTGAAGGAGAGGCCACT TGCCTCCTCATCCCCCTACATACCCCAACACGGCCTTCAGCTGTGCCAAGAGTACTTAGACTTG cagcagcagcaggggcgTGTGGCTGCCGCCCTCACCCACACAGCTGTGACCTACCACGCCCCACCCAATGTAGCCCCGGTTCACGCCCCCACCAAGACCGCCGCCTCCCAG CACGGCTTGCACACCTGTCCGCCCCGCCTGCTGGAGACCGTGCCCACTCCCCCATCTGGTCCCGCCGCGCAGGTGACCCCTCAAG ATTGGAAGGTGGCCGCCGCACCCCCCGCAGAGGGCGAGGCAGCGGCGCCCCTCGTGAAGGAAGCCGAGGCGCTGGTGGAGGCTGAGGCTGCACAAGCtgaggcggcggcagcagcagcggcggcagcatcAACACCAGCAGAAACGGAAGCT AGGCCGAAGCTGCACCAGCTGCTGCAGCTGCACCTGCGGCAGAAGCCGAAGCTGCACCAGCTGCAGAAGCCGAAGCTGCACCAGCTGCAGAGACCAAAGCAGCACCAGCTGCAGAAGCCGAAGCTGCACCAGCTGCAGAGGCCGAAGCTGCACCAGCTGCTGCAGCTGCACCTGCGGCAGAAACCGAAGCTGCACCAGCTGCAGAGGCCGAAGCTGCACCAGCTGCTGCAGCTGTACCTGCGGCAGAAACCGAAGCTGCACCAGCTGCAGAAGCCGAAGCTGCACCAGCTGCAGAGGCCGAAGCTGCACCAGCTGCAGAAGCCGAAGCTGCACCAGCTGCAGAGGCCAAAGCTGCACCAGCTGCTGCAGCTGTACCTGCGGCAGAAGCCGAAGCTGCACCAGCTGCAGAAGCTGAAGCTGCACCAGCTGCAGAAGCCGAAGCTGCACCAGCTGCTGCAGCTGCACCTGCAGCAGAAACCGAACCTGCACCAGCTGCAGAGACCGAAGCTGCACCAGCTGCAGAGGCCGAAGCTGCACCAGCTGCAGAAGCAGAAGCTGCACCAGCTGCAGAAGCTGAAGCTGCACCAGCTGCAGAAGCCGAAGCTGCACCAGCTGCTACAGCTGCACCTGCAGCAGAAACAGAAGCTGCACCAGCTGCAGAGACCGAAGCTGCACCAGCTGCAGAAGCTGAAGCTGCACCAGCTGCTGCAGCTGTACCTGCGGCAGAAGCCGAAGTTGCACCAGCTGCAGAAGCTGAAGCTGTACCAGCTGCAGAGGCCGAAGTTGCACCAGCTGCAGAAGCCGAAGCTGCACCAGCTGCAGAGGCCGAAGTTGCACCAGCTGCTGCAGCTGTACCTGCGGCAGAAGCCGAAGCTGCACCAGCTGCAGAAGCTGAAGCTGCACCAGCTGCAGAGGCCGAAGTTGCACCAGCTGCAGAAGCTGAAGCTGCACCAGCTGCAGAGGCCGAAGTTGCACCAGCTGCAGAAGCCGAAGCTGCACCAGCTGCTGCAGCTGCACCTGCTGCAGAGACCGAAGCTGCACCAGCTGCAGAAGCCGAAGCTGCACCAGCTGCAGAAGCCGAAGCTGCACCAGCTGCTGCAGCTGCACCTGCGGCAGAAGCCGAAGCTGCACCTGCGGCAGAAGCCGAAGCTGCACCAGCAGAAGCTGCTCCAGCTGTGGAGGCCGAAGCTACACCAGCTGCAGAAGTCGAAGCTGCACCAGCAGAAGCTGCACCAGCTGCTGCAGCTGCACCTGCAGCAGAAGCCGAAGTTACACCAGCTACAGAAGCCGAAGCTGCACCAGCTGCAGAAGCCGAAGCTGCGGAAGCAGAAGCTGCACCAGCTGCAGAAGCCGAAGCTGCACCAGCTGCAGAAGCAGAAGCTACACCAGCTGCAGAAGCAGAAGCTGCACCAGCTGCGGAAGCAGAAGCTGCACCAGCTGCAGAAGCCGAAGCTGCACCAGCTGCAGAAGCCGAAGCTGCACCAGCTGCAGAAGCCGAAGCTGCACCAGCTGCAGAAGCAGAAGCTGCACCAGCTGCGGAAGCAGAAGCTGCACCAGCTACGGAAGCTGCAGCTGCACCTGCAGCTGCAGAAACTGTGA